From a single Xiphophorus maculatus strain JP 163 A chromosome 5, X_maculatus-5.0-male, whole genome shotgun sequence genomic region:
- the dgke gene encoding diacylglycerol kinase epsilon, whose translation MCPEGGEAREDCGSREEWTLLFWTSLAVIVPVILTLWCSAQRSKRKTYMKEFFRKSKHGWHYTDLFNKPTYCCVCSQHILHGAFCDCCGVCADEQCLRRADRSLPCKEIMAPSRPDGSTEHRWVRGNVPLASYCAVCKQQCGTQPKLCDLRCVWCQTTVHDDCMDGLADAETCDLGEFHSLIIPPHYLHLVNKLRRRHPDEFTKLGASCGRSWTPVLVLANTRSGNNMGEALLGEFRTLLNPVQVFDLSELTPSKALQLCTLLPPGRVRVLVCGGDGTVGWVLDAVDAMKLKDQDQFIPRVTILPLGTGNDLSNTLGWGAGYAGEIPVEQVLRNVLDAEVVKMDRWKVQVASKGVYFRKPKVLSMNNYFSVGPDALMALNFHAHREKTPSFFSSRIINKAVYFLYGTRDCLVQECKDLDKRIELELDGERVALPSLEGIIVCNIGYWGGGCRLWEGMGDEPCPPTRLDDGLLEVVGVFGSFHCAQIQVKLANPVRLGQAHTVRLVLKNSTMPMQVDGEPWAQGPCTITITHKTQTFMLYHSAEQTDDDDDESSTSDPESPAPHDSPRPPWLTTTVQA comes from the exons ATGTGCCCGGAGGGGGGCGAGGCGAGGGAGGACTGCGGCTCCCGGGAGGAGTGGACGCTGCTGTTCTGGACCTCTCTGGCCGTCATCGTCCCGGTCATCCTGACGCTGTGGTGCAGCGCGCAGCGCTCCAAGAGGAAGACCTACATGAAGGAGTTCTTCAGGAAGAGCAAACACGGCTGGCACTACACGGACCTGTTCAACAAGCCCACCTACTGCTGCGTCTGCTCGCAGCACATCCTGCACGGAGCTTTCTGCGACTGCTGCGGCGTGTGCGCCGACGAGCAGTGCCTGCGCCGGGCCGACAGGAGCCTGCCCTGCAAAGAGATCATGGCCCCGTCTCGCCCTGACGGATCCACGGAGCACCGCTGGGTCCGCGGAAACGTGCCGCTGGCTAGTTACTGTGCTGTGTGCAAGCAGCAGTGTGGGACTCAGCCTAAGCTCTGCGACCTCAG GTGTGTCTGGTGTCAGACCACAGTTCACGATGACTGCATGGACGGCTTAGCGGACGCAGAAACGTGCGACCTGGGCGAGTTCCACAGCCTCATCATCCCTCCTCACTACCTCCACCTTGTCAACAAGCTGCGCCGCCGGCACCCTGACGAGTTCACCAAG TTGGGGGCTTCCTGTGGGAGAAGCTGGACACCTGTGTTGGTGTTGGCCAACACACGGAGCGGCAACAACATGGGGGAGGCTCTGCTGGGAGAGTTTCGAACGCTCCTCAACCCCGTGCAG GTGTTTGACCTTTCTGAGCTGACTCCTTCCAAAGCCCTCCAGCTGTGCACCCTGCTGCCCCCAGGCAGGGTCCGGGTGTTGGTGTGTGGAGGTGATGGCACTGTGGGCTGGGTCCTGGATGCAGTAGATGCAATGAAGCTCAAG gACCAGGATCAGTTTATCCCCAGGGTGACCATCCTTCCTCTGGGGACAGGAAATGACCTTTCTAACACTCTAGGCTGGGGAGCCGGGTACGCTGGGGAGATCCCAGTGGAGCAGGTTCTCCGTAACGTTCTGGACGCAGAAGTGGTCAAAATGGACAG ATGGAAGGTCCAAGTAGCGTCAAAGGGGGTCTACTTTCGGAAACCAAAG GTTCTGTCCATGAACAACTACTTCTCTGTGGGTCCAGATGCTCTGATGGCGCTCAACTTCCATGCCCACCGTGAGAAAACACCCTCGTTCTTCTCCAGCCGCATCATAAACAAG GCCGTGTACTTCCTGTATGGCACCAGAGATTGTTTAGTGCAGGAATGTAAAGATCTGGATAAAAGGATTGAG CTGGAGCTGGACGGGGAGAGGGTGGCGCTGCCCAGCCTGGAGGGCATCATCGTTTGCAACATCGGCTACTGGGGAGGAGGCTGCCGGCTGTGGGAGGGGATGGGAGACGAACCCTGCCCCCCGACTCG GCTGGACGACGGGCTGCTGGAGGTTGTGGGTGTGTTCGGTTCTTTCCACTGCGCTCAGATCCAGGTCAAGTTGGCCAACCCTGTGCGACTGGGACAGGCACACACCGTCAGG CTGGTTCTGAAGAACTCCACAATGCCCATGCAGGTGGACGGGGAGCCTTGGGCTCAGGGGCCCTGCACCATCACCATCACCCATAAGACCCAGACCTTCATGCTGTACCACAGCGCAGAGCAGACAGATGATGACGATGACGAGTCCAGCACCTCTGATCCGGAGAGCCCGGCCCCTCATGACTCCCCCAGGCCCCCGTGGTTGACTACTACTGTGCAAGCGTGA